From the genome of Vicia villosa cultivar HV-30 ecotype Madison, WI linkage group LG2, Vvil1.0, whole genome shotgun sequence, one region includes:
- the LOC131653645 gene encoding beta-glucosidase 18-like — protein sequence MPKWLMNVVLLTLFYSSLFHVQTCHEIEEDITRSQFPNGFLFGTSTSSYQIEGAAFEDGKGLSNWDVFSHTPGMINNDENGDVAIDHYHRYLEDIKLMSSLGVNVYRFSISWTRILPNGLYGDINPIGIMFYNNLIDNLLLRGIEPFVTIHHHDLPHELEERYGGWLSPLIQRDFVHFAEICFKSFGDRVKYWATINEPTLVTDLAFIRGTFPPSHCSPPFGNCYTGNSDVEPLLVMHNMLLSHAKAVELYRQHYQENQGGTIGIVAHTFMYEPLRDEECDRQAVNRALAFVVDWLLEPLVFGEYPAEMRSILGNQLPRFSPKEKSLLRGSLDFIGINNYGALYAKDCFLSICSLNSSRPIRGFVETTGMRDGIPIGDQTGMSRFFVVPKSLEKVVDYIKIKYHNMPMYITENGYSSPLNQTMTINDILHDYKRIEYHKAYLAALLRAIRKGANVRGYMIWSLFDNFEWNGGYNIRFGLYHVDMNTLERIPKLSVPWFSNFLNRTNDSNIKDLSKKNRSNYVTTAVV from the exons atgccAAAATGGCTTATGAATGTTGTGTTGCTTACACTTTTTTACTCTTCTCTTTTTCATGTTCAAACTTGCCATGAAATTGAAGAAGATATCACAAGATCTCAATTCCCAAATGGTTTCCTCTTTGGAACAAGCACTTCCTCTTACCAG attgaaGGAGCAGCATTTGAAGATGGTAAAGGTTTAAGCAATTGGGATGTATTTAGTCACACACCAG GGATGATAAACAATGATGAGAATGGTGATGTAGCAATTGATCATTATCATCGTTATTTG GAAGACATTAAATTGATGTCATCTCTTGGGGTAAATGTATATAGATTTTCAATTTCATGGACTAGGATTCTACCTA ATGGATTATATGGAGACATAAATCCAATTGGGATTATGTTCTACAACAATCTTATTGATAATTTGCTACTTAGAG GAATTGAGCCATTTGTGACAATTCATCATCACGACTTGCCACATGAGCTGGAAGAAAGATATGGTGGTTGGCTCAGTCCCCTAATTCA GAGAGATTTTGTCCATTTTGCTGAAATTTGTTTTAAGAGTTTTGGAGATAGGGTTAAGTACTGGGCTACCATCAATGAGCCAACCTTGGTTACAGACCTTGCTTTCATAAGGGGAACATTCCCTCCTAGTCACTGTTCCCCTCCTTTTGGAAACTGTTATACCGGTAACTCTGATGTTGAGCCTCTCCTTGTTATGCACAATATGTTGCTGTCTCATGCAAAGGCTGTTGAATTATACCGCCAGCACTATCAG GAAAATCAAGGTGGAACCATTGGTATTGTTGCACATACCTTCATGTATGAACCTCTCAGAGATGAAGAATGTGATAGACAGGCTGTAAATAGGGCTTTGGCTTTTGTCGTAGACTG GTTACTGGAACCCCTAGTTTTTGGCGAGTACCCTGCTGAGATGCGCTCTATTCTTGGGAACCAGTTGCCAAGGTTTTCTCCTAAGGAGAAAAGTCTCCTAAGAGGAAGCTTGGACTTCATTGGAATCAATAACTATGGAGCTCTCTATGCCAAGGATTGCTTTCTCTCTATCTGTTCTCTCAATTCTTCTCGACCAATAAGAGGCTTTGTGGAAACAACTGGAATGAGAGATGGCATTCCAATTGGTGATCAG ACAGGAATGTCAAGATTCTTTGTGGTTCCAAAGAGCTTGGAGAAGGTTGTAGACTACATAAAGATTAAATACCATAACATGCCCATGTATATTACAGAAAATG GATATTCTTCACCACTCAATCAAACTATGACAATTAATGATATATTACACGATTACAAACGGATAGAGTATCATAAAGCTTACCTTGCAGCATTGCTTCGAGCGATAAG AAAAGGTGCAAATGTAAGAGGATATATGATATGGTCATTGTTCGACAACTTTGAATGGAATGGCGGATATAATATAAGATTTGGACTTTATCATGTGGATATGAACACACTTGAAAGAATTCCCAAACTTTCTGTTCCATGGTTTTCTAATTTCCTCAACAGGACTAATGATAGCAACATAAAAGACTTGAGCAAGAAGAATAGAAGCAATTATGTGACAACAGCTGTTGTCTAA
- the LOC131647979 gene encoding beta-glucosidase 18-like, which produces MPKWRQNFMLLTLFYSSLFHLQTCHEIEEDITRSQFPNGFLFGTSTSSYQIEGAAFEDGKGLSNWDVFSHTPGMVNNDENGDVAVDHYHHYLEDIKLMSSLGVNVYRFSISWTRILPNGLYGDVNPIGIMFYNNLIDNLLLRGIEPFVTIHHHDLPHELEERYGGWLSPLIQRDFVHFAEICFKSFGDRVKHWVTINEPNLVADFAFLRGTYPPSHCSPPFGICNTGNSDVEPLLVMHNMLLSHAKAVELYRNHYQEIQGGTIGIVAHTFMYEPLRDEECDRQAVNRALAFVVDWLLNPLVFGEYPAEMRSILGNQLPRFSPKEKSLLKGSLDFIGINNYGALYAKDCFLSTCPLNSSRPIRGFLETTGMRDGIPIGGQTGMSRFFVVPKSLEKIVDYIKIKYHNMPMYITENGYSSPLDQTMTARDILHDFKRIEYHKAYLAALLRAIRKGADVRGYMIWSLFDNFEWNSGYNIRFGLYYVDRNTLERVPKLSVQWFSSFLNNTSESNIKDLSKKNKSKYVTTAVV; this is translated from the exons ATGCCAAAATGGCGTCAGAACTTTATGTTGCTTACACTTTTTTACTCTTCTCTTTTTCATCTCCAAACTTGCCATGAAATTGAAGAAGATATCACAAGATCTCAATTCCCTAATGGTTTCCTCTTTGGAACAAGCACTTCCTCTTACCAG ATTGAAGGAGCTGCGTTTGAAGATGGTAAAGGTTTAAGCAACTGGGATGTATTTAGTCACACACCAG GGATGGTAAACAATGATGAGAATGGTGATGTAGCAGTTGATCATTATCATCACTATTTG GAAGACATTAAATTGATGTCATCTCTTGGGGTAAATGTGTATAGATTTTCAATTTCATGGACTAGGATTCTACCTA ATGGGTTATATGGAGACGTAAATCCAATTGGGATTATGTTCTACAACAATCTTATTGATAATCTGCTACTTAGAG GAATTGAGCCCTTTGTGACAATTCACCATCACGACTTGCCACATGAGCTGGAAGAAAGATACGGTGGTTGGCTCAGTCCCCTAATTCA GAGAGATTTTGTTCATTTTGCTgaaatttgttttaaaagtttcggAGATAGGGTTAAGCACTGGGTTACCATCAATGAGCCAAACTTGGTTGCAGACTTTGCCTTTTTAAGGGGAACATACCCTCCTAGTCACTGTTCCCCTCCTTTTGGAATCTGTAATACTGGTAACTCTGATGTTGAGCCTCTCCTTGTCATGCACAATATGTTGCTGTCGCATGCTAAGGCTGTTGAATTATACCGCAACCACTATCAG GAAATTCAAGGTGGAACCATTGGTATTGTTGCACATACCTTCATGTATGAACCTCTCAGAGATGAAGAATGTGATAGACAGGCTGTAAATAGGGCCTTGGCTTTTGTCGTAGACTG GTTACTGAATCCCCTAGTTTTTGGCGAGTACCCTGCTGAGATGCGCTCTATTCTTGGGAACCAGTTGCCGAGGTTTTCTCCTAAGGAGAAGAGTCTCCTAAAAGGAAGCTTGGACTTCATTGGAATCAATAACTATGGAGCTCTCTATGCCAAGGATTGCTTTCTCTCTACTTGTCCTCTCAATTCTTCTCGACCAATAAGaggctttttggaaacaactGGAATGAGAGATGGCATTCCGATTGGTGGTCAG ACAGGAATGTCAAGATTCTTTGTGGTTCCAAAGAGCTTGGAGAAGATTGTAGACTACATAAAGATTAAATACCATAACATGCCCATGTATATTACAGAAAATG GGTATTCTTCGCCACTCGACCAAACTATGACAGCGCGTGATATATTACATGATTTCAAACGGATAGAGTATCATAAAGCTTACCTTGCAGCTTTGCTTAGAGCAATAAG AAAAGGTGCAGATGTAAGAGGATATATGATATGGTCATTGTTTGACAACTTTGAATGGAATAGTGGATATAATATAAGATTTGGACTTTATTATGTTGATAGGAACACACTTGAAAGAGTTCCTAAACTTTCTGTTCAATGGTTTTCTAGTTTCCTCAACAATACTAGTGAGAGCAACATAAAAGACTTGAGCAAGAAGAATAAAAGCAAATATGTGACAACTGCTGTTGTCTAA